A DNA window from Patagioenas fasciata isolate bPatFas1 chromosome 1, bPatFas1.hap1, whole genome shotgun sequence contains the following coding sequences:
- the PCDH20 gene encoding protocadherin-20, whose product MGSRGEERRRAGGGAGGLLGCSQRRQRRPGMGPPGSRGSSTARGSLQHLLLFLLFVGPFNCFASYSRATELFYSLNEGLPAGVLIGSLARDLRLPTAGGQRSAASQPPLSFTLASHGLGGQYVHLDNRSGELHTSAMEIDREALCVESSGATVFEGAAVVSSSSPSSESCLLLLDVLVLPQEYFRLVKVKIAIRDVNDNAPRFPVPHIHLSVPENAPVNTRLAIEHPALDPDVGTNGVQTYRLRDNYGVFTLDVEENESGERTPYLIVMGALDRETREEYVTVIIAEDGGVPPLVGSATLTIGISDINDNCPQFSDSQLNVTLYGNSSLGTHVTTVHAVDMDLGSNAQITYSYSQKVPQPSRDLFHLDESTGTISLSNKVDGDAPRLHRLIILGNGPGCIPAVITVLVTIIKVMMRPPEIVPRFIANEAEGVVYLKELEPINTPIAFFTIKDPDEKYKVNCHLDGDGPFRLQPYKPYNNEYLLETTKPLDYETQQLYEISVVAWNSEGFHVNKIIKVQVLDDNDNSPVFSQQLIELSIEENNVPNAFLTKLHATDADSGERGQVSYFLGPDAPSYFSLDKTTGVLTVSTQLDREEKEKYRYTVKAVDSGFPPRESIATVTITVLDKNDNSPRFINKDFSFFVPENFPGFGEIGVISVTDADAGQNGWVALSVLNGSDIFVIDTGKGVLRAKVSLDREQQSSYVLWIEAVDGGDPALSSTAKITILLLDINDNPPLVLFPQSNMSYLLVLPSTLPGSPITEVYAVDKDTGMNAVIAYSIIGRRGPRPESFRIDPKTGNITLEESLMQNDYGLYRLLVKVSDHGYPEPLHSTVMVNLFVNDTVSNESYIESLLRKEPDISIEEKQPQISIEPTHKKVESASCMPTLVALSIISLGSIALVTGMGIYICLRKGKNHHRADENLEVQIPLNGRISLHMLEKKPMEISNI is encoded by the exons ATGGGCAGCCGCGGGGAGGAGAGGCGCCGGGCGGGCGGAGGAGCGGGCGGGCTGCTCGGGTGCAgccagcggcggcagcggcggccgggCATGGGGCCCCCGGGCAGTCGCGGCAGCAGCACCGCCCGCGGCAGCCTGCAG CACTTGCTCCTCTTCCTGCTCTTCGTTGGACCTTTCAACTGCTTTGCTAGTTACAGCCGTGCCACCGAGCTCTTCTACAGCCTCAACGAGGGGCTACCTGCTGGTGTGCTCATCGGCAGCCTGGCCCGTGACCTACGGCTGCCAACAGCTGGTGGGCAGCGCTCTGCGGCCTCCCAGCCCCCACTCTCCTTCACCCTGGCCTCCCATGGCTTGGGGGGACAGTATGTGCATCTGGACAACCGTTCTGGAGAGCTGCATACCTCAGCCATGGAGATTGACCGGGAAGctctgtgtgtggagagcagcGGGGCCACCGTCTTTGAGGGAGCAGCTGTtgtctcctcctcctcaccttcaTCCGAGTcatgcctgctgctgctggatgtgCTGGTGCTGCCACAGGAGTACTTCCGGCTGGTGAAGGTAAAAATTGCTATCCGGGATGTCAATGACAATGCACCCCGCTTCCCTGTTCCCCACATCCACCTTTCAGTGCCCGAGAATGCACCTGTGAACACCCGCCTAGCTATTGAGCACCCTGCCCTTGACCCTGATGTGGGCACCAATGGTGTCCAGACCTACCGCCTGCGAGATAACTATGGTGTCTTCACCCTGGATGTGGAGGAGAATGAGAGCGGGGAGAGGACTCCCTACCTGATTGTCATGGGGGCTCTGGACAGGGAAACACGGGAAGAGTATGTCACAGTCATCATTGCTGAGGATGGGGGAGTTCCTCCTCTTGTGGGTAGTGCCACCCTCACTATTGGTATCAGCGACATCAATGACAATTGTCCCCAGTTCAGTGACTCGCAGCTCAATGTCACTCTTTATGGGAATTCCAGTCTAGGGACACATGTGACCACTGTCCATGCAGTAGATATGGACCTTGGTTCCAATGCCCAGATAACCTACTCCTACAGCCAGAAGGTCCCCCAGCCATCCAGAGACTTGTTCCATCTAGACGAAAGCACAGGGACTATCTCACTCTCCAATAAAGTTGATGGGGATGCTCCAAGGCTCCACAGGCTGATCATATTGGGGAACGGTCCTGGTTGTATCCCTGCTGTGATCACAGTGCTAGTGACCATCATCAAAGTCATGATGAGACCACCTGAAATTGTCCCTCGTTTCATAGCTAATGAAGCAGAAGGCGTGGTGTACTTAAAGGAACTGGAGCCTATCAACACACCGATAGCATTTTTTACCATCAAAGACCCTGATGAAAAATACAAAGTCAATTGCCATTTGGATGGTGATGGACCTTTCAGACTTCAACCATACAAACCATACAATAATGAATACCTGTTAGAGACCACAAAGCCTTTGGACTATGAGACACAGCAGCTGTATGAAATCTCTGTAGTTGCGTGGAACTCAGAAGGATTTCATGTCAACAAAATAATCAAAGTACAGGTTTTGGATGACAATGACAACTCACCAGTTTTCTCTCAACAGCTGATAGAATTATCCATTGAAGAGAACAATGTTCCCAATGCTTTCTTGACCAAACTGCATGCCACAGATGCTGACAGTGGAGAAAGAGGGCAAGTGTCCTATTTTTTAGGGCCTGATGCCCCTTCCTATTTTTCTTTAGATAAAACCACAGGAGTTCTTACAGTTTCAACCCAActggacagagaagaaaaagagaaatacagatACACTGTCAAAGCAGTAGATTCTGGGTTTCCTCCAAGAGAATCAATAGCAACTGTCACCATCACTGTATTGGATAAAAATGATAATAGTCCAAGATTTATCAATAAGGATTTCAGTTTTTTTGTGCCAGAAAACTTTCCAGGTTTTGGTGAAATTGGAGTTATAAGTGTCACAGATGCTGATGCAGGGCAAAATGGATGGGTTGCCCTTTCAGTTCTGAATGGAAGTGATATTTTTGTCATAGATACTGGAAAAGGAGTTTTGAGAGCTAAAGTCTCCCTGGACAGGGAGCAGCAAAGCTCCTATGTTCTGTGGATTGAAGCAGTTGATGGCGGTGATCCAGCCCTCTCCTCTACTGCAAAAATAACTATACTTCTTCTGGACATAAATGACAACCCCCCTTTGGTCTTGTTTCCTCAATCTAATATGTCCTATTTGTTGGTCCTTCCTTCTACTCTTCCCGGCTCTCCCATCACTGAGGTCTATGCTGTTGATAAGGACACTGGCATGAATGCAGTCATAGCTTACAGTATCATAGGAAGAAGAGGCCCTCGACCGGAGTCATTTAGGATTGACCCTAAAACTGGTAATATCACCTTGGAAGAATCACTGATGCAAAATGACTATGGCCTGTATCGACTTCTTGTAAAAGTTAGTGATCACGGCTATCCAGAACCTCTCCATTCCACTGTCATGGTGAACCTTTTTGTCAATGACACCGTTAGCAATGAGAGCTACATTGAAAGTTTGTTAAGAAAGGAGCCTGATATCAGCATAGAAGAAAAGCAACCGCAAATATCCATAGAGCCTACACATAAGAAAGTGGAGTCAGCATCCTGCATGCCTACCTTGGTAGCTCTGTCAATAATAAGCTTGGGTTCAATTGCTTTAGTAACAGGGATGGGCATTTACATCTGCCtaagaaaaggcaaaaaccatCACAGAGCAGATGAAAACTTGGAAGTACAAATCCCATTAAATGGAAGAATTAGTCTACACATGTTGGAGAAGAAACCAATGGAGATTTCTAACATTTAA